The segment GTGTCAATTTCACTTTGGCAACAGTGTGTGCAGCGATTAAAAGAGGAGATAGCGCAATCTTCCTTTAATCAATGGATCAGCCCCTTACAAGCAGAAGAGTCTGGTTTGGGGTTAACCTTGTGGGCGCCCAATCAATACGTTTTAGATGGTGTCCTGCAAGAGTATTTGGCACGGATTACGCAGCTTTTAGGTGAGCTGACTCAGGGCAAAGCCCCAAGAGTCATGGTAGGTATTGGGGAAAGACAACATAGTGCTGTTAGCGCTGCACCCAGTGCCGTAGAAGAGGCTGCTTCTAGTAGTGCAGAAGAAATTGCAAAGGTTGAGGTTGCTCATCAGCCAGCCGCGCCAGCAGCGGTATCGCATCAAAGTAATTTGAATCCCAATTATGTCTTTGAAAATTTTGTTGTGGGTAAGTCCAACCAATTGGCTGAGGCTGCTGCAAAGCAAGTTGCTGAGAATCCAGGAGGGGCTTATAACCCATTGTTTCTTTACGGGGGCGTAGGATTGGGAAAAACCCACCTTATGCATGCAATTGGTAATGCCATTTTAGCCAAGAAGAAAAACGGGAAAGTTATTTATCTACATTCTGAGCGTTTTGTTGCAGATATGGTAAAGGCATTGCAGAGCAATACGATTAATGAGTTTAAACGTTTTTATCGTTCAGTAGATGCCTTATTAATCGATGATATTCAATTCTTTGCTGGAAAAGAGCGCTCTCAAGAAGAGTTTTTCCACACCTTTAATGCTTTATTAGAAGGCCAACAGCAGATTATTTTGACCTCTGATAGATTTCCTAAAGAAATCAATGGAATAGAAGAGCGCCTAAAATCTCGTTTTGGTTCTGGTTTGACGGTTGCTGTAGAGCCTCCAGAACTGGAAACACGGGTCGCTATTTTGATTAGCAAAGCAGAGCAATCTAACATTCTACTTCCGCATGAGGTTGCATTTTTCATCGCAAAGCGCATACGTTCAAACGTACGTGAGCTAGAAGGTGCATTAAAGCGCATTATTGCGAATGCGCAATTTACGGGTAGCCAGATTGATATTGCCTTTACTCAAGAATCACTGAAAGATGTTTTGGCAGTGCAAGATAAACTTGTATCGATCGACAATATTTTGAGGACAGTCGCTGAATACTACAAAATAAAGGTATCAGATTTACTGTCGAAAAGACGTAATCGCTCCGTGGCAAGACCACGACAAGTTGCCATGTCTTTATGTAAAGAGCTAACCAATCACAGCTTACCTGAAATTGGTGATGCCTTTGGTGGGCGAGATCATACGACTGTGTTACATGCCTGCAAAACCATTAAAAATTTACGTGAATCAGATGCAGA is part of the Candidatus Berkiella cookevillensis genome and harbors:
- the dnaA gene encoding chromosomal replication initiator protein DnaA, whose protein sequence is VSISLWQQCVQRLKEEIAQSSFNQWISPLQAEESGLGLTLWAPNQYVLDGVLQEYLARITQLLGELTQGKAPRVMVGIGERQHSAVSAAPSAVEEAASSSAEEIAKVEVAHQPAAPAAVSHQSNLNPNYVFENFVVGKSNQLAEAAAKQVAENPGGAYNPLFLYGGVGLGKTHLMHAIGNAILAKKKNGKVIYLHSERFVADMVKALQSNTINEFKRFYRSVDALLIDDIQFFAGKERSQEEFFHTFNALLEGQQQIILTSDRFPKEINGIEERLKSRFGSGLTVAVEPPELETRVAILISKAEQSNILLPHEVAFFIAKRIRSNVRELEGALKRIIANAQFTGSQIDIAFTQESLKDVLAVQDKLVSIDNILRTVAEYYKIKVSDLLSKRRNRSVARPRQVAMSLCKELTNHSLPEIGDAFGGRDHTTVLHACKTIKNLRESDADMAEDCSNLLRILST